A genomic segment from Roseobacter litoralis Och 149 encodes:
- a CDS encoding PucC family protein: MNVAGLKRLSLKAMPFADAASDGLPLPQLLRLSLFQISVGMAAVMLLGTLNRVMIVELTVPAMVVAVMIALPVLIAPFRTLLGFRSDTHRSAIGWKRVPYIWFGTLWQFGGLAIMPSALLVLGGDVYIDVPFAGEILAALAFVMTGLGMHMTQTAGLALASDRATDETRPRVVALLYVMFLVGMGISSLIIGFLLRDFTPLKLIQVVQATAVITAVLNLIALWKQESLQPMSRTEREAPRPRFKDAWEDFIKGGQAGRLLVCIFVGTMAFNMQDVLLEPYGGEILGLSVSSTTLLTAMWSLGALLGFALAGKRLADGSDAFRLAAGGILAGVGAFCMVIFAAPLNSPALFFSGAGMIGFGGGLFAVATLTACMTLPETGTAGRGLALGAWGAAQATAAGLSIAIGGSLRDWTGSIAMSGAWGEGLVSPATGYSVVYHLEIVLLFVTLVILGPLVRRRVYHTSRESGSRPMGLADFPT, translated from the coding sequence CTGTCGTTGTTCCAGATTTCCGTTGGTATGGCCGCCGTGATGCTTCTGGGCACATTGAACCGGGTCATGATCGTTGAATTGACGGTGCCTGCAATGGTTGTCGCGGTCATGATCGCCCTGCCGGTTCTGATTGCCCCTTTCCGCACGCTTCTGGGCTTTCGCTCAGACACGCACCGTTCGGCCATCGGCTGGAAACGGGTGCCCTACATCTGGTTCGGCACATTGTGGCAGTTCGGGGGGCTGGCCATCATGCCCTCGGCGCTCTTGGTCCTTGGGGGTGATGTCTATATCGACGTCCCCTTTGCCGGAGAAATCCTCGCGGCACTGGCCTTTGTCATGACCGGTCTCGGCATGCACATGACGCAAACCGCCGGTCTGGCGCTGGCCTCGGATCGGGCGACGGATGAAACCCGTCCGCGTGTCGTGGCGCTGCTTTACGTGATGTTCCTCGTGGGCATGGGCATTTCGTCGCTGATCATCGGCTTTTTGCTGCGGGATTTCACCCCGCTGAAACTCATTCAGGTGGTGCAGGCCACTGCTGTTATCACCGCCGTTCTGAACCTGATCGCCCTGTGGAAACAGGAAAGCCTGCAACCCATGAGCCGGACAGAGCGCGAAGCGCCCCGCCCAAGGTTCAAAGACGCATGGGAAGATTTCATCAAGGGCGGACAAGCCGGGCGACTGCTTGTGTGCATCTTTGTCGGCACCATGGCGTTCAACATGCAGGATGTGCTGTTGGAACCCTATGGCGGCGAAATTCTCGGCCTTTCGGTGTCCTCCACCACCTTGCTGACGGCGATGTGGTCGCTGGGCGCGCTGCTCGGCTTTGCCTTGGCGGGCAAACGGCTTGCCGACGGCTCGGACGCGTTCCGGCTTGCGGCTGGCGGCATTCTGGCCGGGGTTGGCGCGTTCTGCATGGTGATCTTTGCCGCCCCTCTGAATTCGCCTGCGCTGTTCTTTTCCGGCGCGGGCATGATCGGTTTTGGGGGCGGCCTGTTTGCGGTCGCAACTTTGACCGCCTGTATGACCCTGCCCGAAACCGGCACGGCGGGTCGGGGTCTGGCTTTGGGCGCATGGGGGGCAGCACAAGCGACCGCTGCCGGCCTCTCAATCGCCATTGGTGGCAGCTTGCGTGACTGGACAGGCTCCATCGCCATGTCAGGAGCTTGGGGAGAGGGCCTGGTTTCCCCAGCTACCGGCTATTCAGTCGTATATCATCTGGAGATCGTACTTCTGTTCGTAACTCTGGTGATCCTTGGACCGCTTGTGCGTCGGCGCGTTTACCACACCTCAAGAGAAAGCGGATCACGCCCCATGGGCCTGGCCGATTTCCCAACATGA